Proteins from one Cyanobacteria bacterium FACHB-DQ100 genomic window:
- a CDS encoding DUF1822 family protein, with product MTFPNTLLQLRQWLQNTFTDHRQPSDSEPSNRPCITHQFRHTVELADVPMQQTKVLELGEQTLWLLVKSEKKGDCLGSVRSVNRVSVRVHLGSAEPTAILPTGVRLSLLSNSGDVVQSVTARDQDNGIQLKRFRCSIGTRFKLQVSLDSADLTERFIV from the coding sequence ATGACTTTTCCTAACACTCTGCTCCAACTCCGGCAATGGTTACAGAATACCTTTACGGATCATCGGCAACCATCAGACTCAGAACCGAGCAACAGACCCTGTATCACCCATCAGTTTCGGCACACTGTTGAACTAGCCGATGTGCCAATGCAGCAAACCAAAGTGTTAGAACTCGGAGAACAAACGCTGTGGCTTTTAGTCAAATCAGAAAAGAAGGGCGATTGTTTGGGCAGTGTGCGGAGTGTTAATCGCGTTTCGGTTCGAGTGCACCTCGGTTCGGCTGAACCCACGGCGATTCTGCCCACGGGGGTTCGTTTGTCGTTGCTGTCAAACTCAGGAGATGTTGTGCAATCGGTGACGGCTCGTGATCAAGATAATGGCATTCAACTGAAGCGATTTCGTTGCTCGATCGGGACACGATTTAAGCTACAAGTTTCGTTAGATTCGGCAGATTTAACGGAGAGATTTATAGTTTAG
- a CDS encoding CHAT domain-containing protein has protein sequence MNKHLPFVGVALSVALVGCEFTSSVVMSSIAPLPAQETASVTPSPSPPPDLVGQALDRGDVAEAVLQIERRWKKQYEEYFQGKFTTQVLSAPQIVESLEQINRRTGRKSALLYAIPGANHLDLMLVTANGRLIHRRINAANRAALTKTIQAFRMGVVREDSDPEDYLQPGQQLYQWIVAPLEPQLRSQGINQLIFCLGAGLRSTPLAALHDGKQFLIEKYNLAIIPAFNLLDRQARTSTNTRILAMGASTFNNKPPLPGVPIELSAITQPPWEGTALLNQNFTLKNLRAVRERKSYSIVHLATHAEFAPGDVNQSYIQFWDQQLRLSQLQDLGLRNPPVQLLVLSACRTALGDSKAEMGFAGLAVQSGSKAAIASLWSVRDASTLLLMQEFYRQLKTAEVKADALREAQIEMIRNSAKIRQRLRNQPSFSGIVPSIDENFAHPHHWAAFTLIGNPW, from the coding sequence ATGAACAAGCATCTACCGTTTGTTGGGGTTGCACTCTCTGTTGCTCTAGTTGGGTGCGAATTTACGTCTTCGGTCGTGATGTCCTCGATCGCTCCGCTACCTGCTCAAGAAACCGCCTCGGTCACGCCCTCTCCCAGTCCACCGCCGGATCTCGTGGGTCAAGCGCTCGATCGGGGCGATGTCGCGGAAGCGGTTCTACAAATTGAGCGGCGATGGAAAAAGCAATACGAAGAGTACTTTCAAGGAAAGTTCACAACTCAAGTGCTGTCTGCTCCTCAAATCGTTGAGTCTCTCGAACAAATTAACCGTCGCACCGGACGCAAATCTGCTTTGCTGTACGCGATTCCGGGGGCAAATCATCTCGATTTAATGTTAGTAACGGCAAACGGTAGACTGATTCATCGCCGGATTAACGCAGCTAATCGAGCGGCATTGACTAAAACGATTCAAGCCTTTCGCATGGGCGTGGTTCGGGAAGACTCAGACCCAGAGGATTATCTACAACCCGGTCAACAGCTTTATCAGTGGATTGTTGCCCCCTTGGAGCCGCAGTTACGATCGCAAGGCATCAATCAACTCATATTTTGTCTTGGAGCAGGATTACGAAGTACGCCATTAGCAGCTCTGCATGATGGCAAACAGTTTTTGATCGAAAAGTATAACTTGGCAATTATTCCTGCATTTAATTTGCTCGATCGCCAAGCGCGAACGTCAACGAACACCAGAATTTTGGCAATGGGTGCATCGACTTTCAACAATAAGCCACCTTTGCCTGGTGTACCGATCGAGCTATCAGCAATTACTCAACCGCCTTGGGAAGGAACGGCGTTGCTCAATCAAAATTTCACCCTCAAAAACCTGAGAGCCGTACGGGAGAGAAAGTCTTACAGCATTGTTCATTTGGCGACCCATGCTGAATTTGCACCCGGAGATGTCAATCAGTCATACATCCAGTTTTGGGATCAGCAGTTGCGGCTCAGTCAGCTTCAGGACTTAGGGTTACGCAATCCGCCCGTGCAGTTGTTGGTGTTGAGTGCCTGTCGGACGGCTTTGGGGGATAGTAAAGCAGAAATGGGCTTTGCGGGGTTAGCCGTGCAGTCGGGAAGTAAAGCGGCGATCGCGTCGCTCTGGTCGGTGAGGGATGCGAGTACATTGCTCCTGATGCAGGAATTTTATCGGCAACTCAAAACGGCTGAAGTAAAGGCGGATGCGTTACGAGAGGCTCAGATCGAAATGATTCGCAACTCAGCTAAAATTCGGCAACGCCTCCGCAATCAGCCCTCGTTTTCAGGGATTGTGCCTTCGATCGATGAAAACTTCGCTCACCCACATCACTGGGCAGCATTTACGCTAATTGGCAACCCTTGGTAG